The sequence below is a genomic window from Sphingobacterium sp. ML3W.
ATCTCAGGAACCCCTGGCATAACATCTTCACGTTTCAATAAAGTGGCGCCATACTGCATCAGTTCAGCAACAGTTCTACCATCGCGCGCACCTTCCATCAATTCACTACTGATGTATGCAATGGACTCTGGGTAATTTAATTTAACGCCTCTGGCCATACGCTTCTTAGCGAGTTCACCAGCAAAATGAAGCAATAGCTTCTCTGTTTCTCTAGGTAATAAATGCATATAATTACTTTTTTATATTAACTTATATAAGGTATATTTACTTTTTATTGCACAGCAAAGTGCTCATTTGATGTTTGTTAAAAACAAAAAAAACTTACGTGCGAGCGCTACAAGCTACATGAAAAGGCCTTAGCACGATTCATGACTTATAGCAGGAGAAAAATTTTAGTTTAGACTAGATGGGTATTTTGATACACCTGAATAATATGTATCGTGGATTACGGATTACTCCCGTTGGTTCAGTTGGAAATTTAAAATTCTGTCTCTCATCTACAGATATGTTCATCGCAGATAACCAAACAGGGATAATGGTATAGTACAACAAAAGACTAACTTCATTGACATCTTGAAAGTCCTTACATTCCCATACATCCAGCATATCCGAAAAGAGTAACGCATGATGTTCATTAGAACTCAATTCCGGCAAATGTCCAAATGCATAATTTGTCGATAAAAGTCTAATCTGATGCACAGCTTTCACATCTTCATGCAAATGCGTACTTCCTTTGGTCGAAACCAAAGCAAACAGCATGACAAAAAGTGTTAAAACACAACGAAAAATCGACTTCATCTCCATATTAATTTCCAATACAAAAGTACCAACTAAAACAAACCATTAATAGCACAAATCTTGAATTAAATAGTCCATATTATGTCTCAAACTAAGATTTAACTGTTTTTTTTCATTAAAATGCATATCCCAGAGAAACCATTATATTTCGAGGGGCTCCCGGAAATGCTCGGGTGTAATCAAAGCCACCCAAAAAATAGTATTTATCGAATACATTATTCATATTCACGGCCATCTTCAATGCGCCGATATGGTAATAAACTGCTGCATTCATTGTCGTATAAGATGGCCAATAACCCCATAGCGCATTACCTTCACTATCTTGACCTATCGTATTATCCATCCGGCGACTATCCACATAATAAACACCAGTGCCGAAACCTAAACCTTTCAACATATTTTGTGAAAAGACATATTTCAACCAAGCACTAGCCATATTTTTAGGAGCACCCGGTAGTGATTCTCCCAATTCCGAAGCGATTGACGAAGCTTTTACATCCGTATGGTTGTAGGTATAATTTGCCATAATTTGAAATTCCTTGGTCAACTGCCCTCTTAAATCCAACTCAATACCTTCTGATAACACTTTTCCAGACTGTCTATACTCAGAAAAACCCGAATTCAGAATTGCACCAGTTGCAATCAACATATTACTACGTTCAATATGGAATAAGGAAAGATCCACCTGTAGTTGATTTTTTAAAAAACCCGTTTTGAAACCTGTTTCAAGCTGAAAACTACGCTCAGGTTCAAAAGGTTTATCAGCACCATAGTTTTGATATTGGTGAATAAAACTAGCGCCAACAGGAACAAAACCCTGTGAGTAACTAGCGAAATAATTTATCTGTTTATTCAGTTCATAGGTCAATCCCGCTCGCGGCAACCAAGCATTTTGAGCAGCTTGAGTGCGCTTTTGTCCATCTATCGTCTCCGACACATAATGCTCGTGACGTAAACCCAATATTACTTTTAACTTATCTGCAATCGCCAGCTGATCCTGTATATATATTCCCGTGGTCTTATAAGGACTTAAAAAAGGATATGCTACATTTTCACGCCACACGTAAGACGTTAGGTCATGTGTTGTATACATCGGATTATTTAAATCAAATATCAAAGGTACAACCTGCCCGTTAACAGTCTGTTGTCTTGCCTCGCGCAATTGATTTTCCTTATCTCCCCTATATTCCGCAAAATCAACACCAGCTACAATATGATGATCTATGATATCCCCCTCACGGTCCCATTTGAGATAACCGACCACATTGTCCGTATAATCTTTTCCATGACGATCAAAGAACCGCATATTCATAATCGTATTTTTAGGTGCATCTGCAAAAGTATTTAAAGTCCGATGTTCGTTGACATCCTCTTCATATACCGATTTCATATAACTTAGGTGCAGACTCAAATTGTCTGCAAGTTTCTGAGATAACCTTCCGCTTAGGGAAAATGTTTTAGAATTATAAAAATCAGAAGGCTGACTCAAGGTAAACGAACGCGGTAAGGCATAGAAGTCATTTGCTTTGATACCCATTCCACGATCAAGATAACCATCAAACTGACTATAAGCTACATCTACATCCACTTGCGTACCTGTCGCTGGTTTAAATGTAAAAGAAGGTGCTATCATGATACGTTTTTGTCGATTGACATCACGAAATGTTTTGGTGTCTTCGTATCCAGCATTGAATCGATATAGAATACGTTTTGCACTATCCAAAGGACCACCCAAATCAAGTGTTGTACGCATCGTCTGAAAACTACCTGAGGTAAATCCAATATTTCCTTTAAATGACTCCAAAGGTTTCTTGGTAGTCATGTTGATCGTTCCACCGGGTACGACATCACCAAACAAAGAAGCCCCCGGCCCTTTCAACACTTCTATGCTTTCCAGATTAAGGGTCAACGGCGTATTGTAATAACTATTACCATAACCATATCCCGAACGCAAACCATTTACTAAACGTACGCCGGTCTCATACCCACTTTTAAAACCACGAATGATAACATCATCATAAGAAGAAGCTTCGGTCACACCAGCCAAATCTTGAAATAGAGCACCTGTCGTAAATGCTTGCTTATCTTCTATAAACTCATGACTTAACACCGCTACAGATTGTGGTAGATCCTTAAGTTTTCCAGAAAACTTGCCTCCTAATTCCAAATTATTAGTCAGGTACGAATTATTACGTCTTCCAGTTATCAACACTTCCTCCAACATACGGTCATTTGGAGTCAATCTGATTTTCAGCCCAGTTTGCGTATTCCAATTCGTCGTCGTCAGATTTATCTTTTCACTTCCGTAACCAATAGCCGTAACATCCAAGTCCATCGGAAGCAAAACAGCCTGAGGGAAAACAAACTTGCCATCCACATCTGAAGTTGTCGCTTGCAACGAATTGCCCAATGATAGGGTTACTCCAGATAAGGGGCGCCCTGATTCATTAAAAATCATACCATAAACTGCTGTGCTATTTTGTGCATGAACAGGCATTGAAAAACAAACACTTATTGCCACTGTAAAAACCAACGACTTAAACTTATACTTCATTGTAATATTTTCTATGTTTTTGAAACTATCATACGCTTATAGCCTTCAGACATACACGACTATTAGTTTCGTTCTTGAGCTCACGAGCTCGGTATATTATTATATTAATCTGCGAATACAACATGACCTTAAGGCATCAAAAACAGTTCTTTAGACAAGATGTTATCTTGTAATTGATTGATTACCGGAAGTTCACTCACCATCAACTCCATATGCATCGTTGGAAAACCCGATTCGTCACAATAATCCAGTAAGCGGAATCCCTGCTTTAACCAGAACTCATAAGCACCGGTTAAAAATGGGTGGGTATGTAGATAAAGCCGCTCTATCTGCTTTTGCTTGGCAATCTGCATGAGTTGCTCAAACAATAAGCTCCCCAATCCCGTTCTTCGGTAGTCAGGATCAACAAACAGACGTGCTACTTCCACTGTCTGCTGCACGTCTATATTCAAATGAGGAAATCGGTAATCATATTCCATCATACCAATTACTCCAACCAAAGCGCCTTCTTCATTTCTAGCCTGTAAAAAAGTACCTGTATGATTATGTAAGAAAACAGCCTCAAAATCTTGTAAATCTTGAGGTATCTTATTTGGGTCCAACATCGGAAACAATAGCCGCCTAAAGGCTAACACATAGGGCAACACTTCTGCTACATCCAACTCGCTAACGTTATAAATTGAAATATTTTCCATTAATGATTTTCATTAAGCTTTGGAACAAACATCCATTTGCCCTGATTTTCCAAACTCAACAAGGACAATTCATAAGTTTCTTCCAACAGATTCTTCACTTCTTCCTGTTCCATTCCATTGATATCGAACAAGCTATTATCACGCATCAAATAAAATTGATCTCCAAACATAAAAGCCAGATTAGGGTCATGCATCACACATAAAACTGTTGTTCCTTCATTGACCAATTCTTTAGCCGTCCGCAATACTGCCATTTGATAATTGAGATCCAGGTGATTTGTCGGCTCATCGAGCATCAATATATCCGGTTCTTGTACCAAGACCCGACATAATAGAATCAACTGTCTTTCACCACCAGACAATTCGGTATAAGGTTTGTTTTTCAAATGCTCCAGACTAAACTTCTTCAATATGGCATCAACCGCTTCATAATCCTCAATACTCGGTGAAAAACGTGAAAAAGAAGCGCGACCAGTCAATACGACATCCGACACTTTAAAAGGAAAGGTCGTTTGATGAAACTGATTTAAAAAACCCAAACGCAATTGAACTCTGTTGCCTACTTTAATTTTTTTCCGATCCACATTACCGATCAAAACCTGACCCTCATAACGTTTCTCCAAGCCAGCAATCACATTGAATAGGGTTGATTTTCCACTACCGTTACGTCCCAAAATGATGGACAACTTTCCTTTCGGAAAACGCACATTCACATCACGCAGTACAGGTTCATCACCATAGGAAAAAGATAATTGTTGTATAGCAATCGAAGTATTCATCTAATCAGTTAATTATGAGCATTCCAGCTCCGTTTGTTTTAAATTTTATCAAGGTCTTTTTGGCAACCTTTCGATCTAATTGAGCATTGTGCAATTAAATCATGAATTCCAATTCATCGCGTTGCGACGCATCAAGTAAATAAATAAAGGCGCTCCGATAATCATAGTAAATACCCCAATTGGAATTTCAAATGGCATGACCGCTCGTGAAAAATCATCAATTAAGAGTAGAAAGGTTCCTCCGATGCTGATGTTGGCCCATACTGAAATATTGTTATTAGGACCAAAGATCATACGACTGATATGTGGTACAATTAATCCAAATAGACTGATTACCCCTACAGCTGCCACCGAAGCTGCTGTAATCATGGTAGCAACAGCAATTAGCACCAGTTTAATAATTTTTGGATTGACTCCAACAGCAAGTGCTTCCTGATCACCCAGAGACAATAGATTCAATTTCCAACGGTACAACACAATCACAAATAGGCCTATTGCAATAGGCCCTATGGCAGTATATACCTTAGACCAAGAAGCCGTATGTAAATTACCCATGGTCCACTGTATAATAGCCTGCAATTTATAAGGATCACTCATATATTGCAGCAAAGTCAATAAGGCCGTAAATACCCCCGATATCACCATACCGGCCAACACCATCCCTACAATAGAAGTTCTAACCCCCGAATACGAGACCAAATAGGTCAGCCCCACTGCACACACACCAAAAATAAAAGCAGAAAGATTAACCGACATGATTGGAAACAACATAGCTAAGGCTGCACCAAAAGCAGACCCTGAAGAAATCCCGAGTGTAAAGGGATCGACAATAGGATTTCTAAAGATAGATTGAAGCACCCCACCTGAAGATGCCAAAGCAGCACCAACCAGAAATGTCAACAACACCCGAGGCAGTCTTACTTGCCATAAAATAGTACTCAAACTACCATCTTGAAGGGTCGGATCCTGTAAAAACCCCAGCTGTATCGCCATTCTTTGAAACAATTCGATTACGCTTATATTTTGGGTAGAGCCGATAGTAAGCGATAGCACAAAAAGAAGAACAGGCACAATGACCAACAGGACAATGATTTTCAACCTTCCCATAATTATAGCAATCCTTCTTTACCGTACATGATTTCAAAAGCCTCTTCTGTCTCTTGATTTAACTGCTCCTCAGTATAAACTGGAAAACACCAATGTCTCACCTGTTTTGCAAACAATAGAAATTTAACGGTATGCGGATCAAATGGAAATGAAGGCGACATCACATATACCTGTTTATTTTTCACAGCAGGAAGATCAGCCAATTCTTTCAAGTCATATACATCAGACAATTTGGAGTTCCACAATATAATGAGATCCGGATTCCATTTGTACATCGTTTCCGCACTGATGTTTGGCGCTTCCATAGACAAAGGGCATGCATTTTCAGCTCCTGATAAACGAATGGCCATATCAATCAGACTTCCTTTGCCAGAAGTAGACATCACACGACCTTTAGACCAAGCGTAGTAAACAGACTTAGCATCGTCTATCTCAGGCACGCGCATGCGTTCTACTTCAGCTTCCACGTAGGTCACGATTTCCTGTGCACGTTCTTTTTTTCCTACTAATATCCCCATTCCGAGCAATTCTGCCAAAATACGCTCATCATCCGCAGAGGAGCAGCTGTAAACCGGAATACCCAAATCTTCCAACTGCTGTATATTATCTTGATCTGTATTGAAAGTAATTACCAAATCAGGTTGCAATGCTACTATGCTCTCTACATTATTAGACTGACCACCATAAGTGGGCGTCGCTATGGTCTTTTCAGCTATCCTTTTATCAAGTTTTGACAAAAAAGCATAAGTATCTTCCATTTGATATACCTGTTGAGGAATCCCCACGATACAATCACCGGCCTGCAACATGTACAATTCGTCCAACAGCGAAGGAAATAGCACCACCACCCTTTTAGCTTCCTGCGGGAGACTAATGACCTTTCCACGACTATCAATAGCGCTGAAAGATTGTAAAAGCTCCTTGTTACTAGCATGGTTACAAGCTTGCAAAACACCTATAAAAAACAAAGCTGCTACCCCAAATAATTTATGATTTACTTTCATTCCTTAAATTTTTAATAAGCTGACGCACAAGATTTTCCGACAGCAGTGTTTCCTCCTCCAGTTGGACCTGTGATTGGAATTTTGCGAACAACTGTTCATACAATCGTCCATCATATGGCACCCGATAGGTATCTTTATTGATACCAAAAAATAAAGGCAAATGCCTATTACCGATATAATAACAGAAGTCTGCAGCCTGTACTAAATCAATCGGTTCAAAGCAGATGGTCAAAGTTGGCTTGATTGTGATCGTAGCCATCAATTGGCCAGCATGGAATAACCCATCCCCCGAACGCCACTCTTTACCACGCTCCAATTGCAGAAGTATGGTTTGTCCTGCAGTCGTCACTCTGGTCAATTTTCTTTTATGCACTTCAAACCATTCCAGTTGAAGTTGTGCCATCACTACATCAGTAAAATCCTCCCTTGGCACCACTGCATCAATTTCTACAGGCTGTACTTCCATATCACTTATTTAACCTCAGCTTGAAGTCTCGCTTCTTTTTTTTGTTTCACTTTATCTTTTAACCAGTTGCACCACTCATCGATACCTTCGCCATTAGTCGTACTTATTGTCATAATTTCGATATTTGGATTTACCTCACGTGCATCTTTGGTTACTGCCTCTACAGTAAACGGTACATAAGGAAGCAAGTCAGATTTTGATACCAACATCAATTCACTCGTCAAAAACATACGTGGATATTTTTTAGGCTTATCGTCCCCTTCTGTCGTTGCCAATAAAGTCACACGGTAATCTTCACCGAGATCAAAAGCTGAAGGGCAGAGCAGATTACCTACATTTTCAATAAACAACAGATCGGTACCGGTTAAATCAATGTGATCTAGGGCTTGCAAAATCATCTGTGCTTCGATGTGACATACACCACCGGTCACGATTTGCAAGGCATTGATACCCACTTCACGCATTCTGATTGCATCACGTTCTGTTTCGGGGTCGCCCACTAAAACCGAAATATGAATATCACCCGCAAGTCGCTTACCTGTTTCTTGCATTAAAGTTGTCTTCCCAGACCCTGGTGAGGAGCAAACGTTGATAATGCAAACATCCTTCAGTCGCTCGCGGATTGCATTGGCCACATAATCATTGGCTTTTAATAAATGTAAGGTTGTATTATCGCACTGTACCGAACCCACGCGGTTTCCAGCACTTTTTGGATTAGATGTGTTAGTAGACATATTATTGTTTTTGTTTAAAAATTACTTTTGAAATATACAATTCGTTCCCTTGAACGATTGTTGACGAAGGCTGCCCACAAGGGCATACAAACCGATGGTATAAAACCGGAAAATCTTTATCACAAGACTCACAATGAGCTATTATCTCATTGACGAGAACCTCCAGCTCCATTTCCGCATAGGAATTGTTATCGGCTATGAACGCATCAAAAGCGTTCTGGATCAAAACAGGTTGTACATTTGAAAGTAGCCCTGCAGTGACTTGAATCTTTTGGATATCTTCCACTTTAGACCCATAATGGCCCTCCAATGTATCGAAGATATCCTTGACAATACTAAGCTCATGCATAATAGTATATAATCTAAGAAATATGAAAAAGTTTTGTGACAGTAGCAATCAATCGAACATCGACCCTACTTTACGTATAGAATATATTTGGCCGGCAGGCTAAAAAGGAATCTTTATCTGTTCAAAAAGCAGAAATTTGTCCGTTTCGACAGGCAGATAATGGAGAAATCTGTAATCGTCCTCAAAAAGGTTTTCATTGGAATAGAGCAAATTCATGGCCAAATCATATACCACGAGCACTTTATCCAAGTTAAGATCTTTGTCTAGGTCAAAGTCTAAATCCCAAAAATATGTTTGTTGAAAAGGAGTGCTTTTATTGACCGATAAATGCGAAGTGCAATAGTCCACGTCTTGACCTCCAAGATCAAATATTCTTTGGAAAGTGGATGAACAAGCAATATCTTGAACACTAACATGAGTTGTTGACCCTAACGATTGAAAGGGAAACAACCAAACTGAAAGCACAAAAATAACTAACCTGAACATCATTTATAACAAATTATTAACTTGCTGTTTTTAACCTAACAAAGTTAATACGAATAGTAGCAATTAGACTAGCACAAATCAGGAATTTCGTTTCACTAAATAGGATAAACTGCTCGTATAAATGATAATCGTACTTAATTATTGCTCCAACATACCATTATAATAATCCAATTTCTGTAGGAGTTCATCATATTTGGTTAATGAAATTTGCACGTCAAACTCCTGTACACCAAATAATTTAACATAGCCCATATCATTACTCTTCTTATAATTCATAAAAGATAACCAATTAATGAGCTGCCGCCCCTCATCAACTTCAAGTAACAGATGTGGAAACAGACCCTTTATCACAGGTAAATCACGTTCTTCCAAAACATGGGTATTTCCATTCATCAACCTCACCTTTAGTACTTTTTGGCAAATATAGATTCGTTGCACCTGCGTGATTGATACCTCTCTCCATCCGTAATCATCGATTACTCTGATTTTCTTGACCAACTCCGCCACTATATCCTCAAAATGCTGTTGCCGGGTGCAAAGTGCTTGATAACGACTTTCCATTCGTTCGATTGTTTGTTGATAATCAAGCATCTGGATTGCCAACTGATCTGAAAAATCTAAAACCAAACGATCACGCTGCAATTGAGCTTCCATTCTTTGTATTCGTAATGTTTCTTCATTATTGGCAATAAGGTCCTTTTTCATCTCCTCATACGCCCATTTATGTTCCGCAATAGCATATTGATGAGCCGTTTCCTGAACATGATTGTTTCTTTTATATTCTCGTTTAGCTACTTCATCGGCACGCACCTTGAAATAAACCAAGAGCGCAGACATAGTCAACAAGACCAAAAGGAGATCCCGTTCGATAAAATTATACTTGCTCACATCGTGTATAAATTGGTAACGGAACAAACTATAAAAATAAACTTTAAAACCAAAAGCTGCAATAAACAGGGTCATGCCCTTAAATATCCAGCGAACCAGTTTCTTCTTTTTTAAATAAGGATCATGATCATAATAATAGAGTAGAAAGGATAAGATGTAGACTAGGGTAACAAAAAAGATAAAACTGTAGGTATAATTGATCAAATAAACATCTTTTCCAATAGCATCAATGATATTTACATTTGTAAATAAAAATACAACGATTAGCGTGATAATCCCGGCGAGCAAAATATTTGCCACTATATTGGAATACCAAGACTTCAAATAGAGATCTATGCTTTTCATAATTAGTTAATATTATAGAACTAATATAAAAAAATATCATCATAAAATAATAAAAAAATAAATATTTAACTTCACATCTATATTAAAACAATGATAATAATCGAAAAACAATAAAAAAATAAACCTATTATCATACTCAAAATATTCTTTATCGGTAAAAAGAATAACTCTCATTAACTTGCAATCAGATAATAACCTTTTCACTTCCAATCACTCGTCTTTAATTTGCAATACTCATGCAAAAAAAATTGGTCAGACCAAAAGAGAGAACTCCTTCAGTCTAACCATATCCCAACGTTTAATTTAGATTAACCTGTAAGTTAAAAAGAGGATAACGCTAATATGCCATTCATTACAATTCTTCATCATGCTGCGTACGATCAAGACCAAGTTCTTCTTCGTTTTCAAAGACACGCAATGGAGTAATCATATCTGTCACCTTAATCAACAGTAAGGATCCGAAAAATGCAAAAACCGAAACGGCTATCAGTGCGACAATATGTGCTACAAATAAACCTGTCTCACCAAAATACAAGCCATTTGTAGTCACTGCACTATTCACGTTGCTATTGGCAAACACCCCCGTCAGAACCATCCCCACCATACCGCCTACGCCATGACAAGGAAATACATCCAAAGTCACTTCCGTCCTAAATAAATTTTAGGCGCGTGTTTCCCTTGAAACAGTATCTATTTTTAGATAATTTCAATTTTGACCCTATTTTTTAGTCTGAGAATATCTGTAGCTGTCCATTTTTACCCTTAACTGGTGGCCTGATAAAAGGATCATCTATCCATTGCCATATATTTATTTTCACGAATATATTCATCCTGATAAACCCGACCAAGTTAGACAGATTCCAATCGTATTTAGCCTTCTTCTGAAGGTATTTGAGCAGTAATATTCCAATCAACGAAGTCCATATTTGGATCATGACCGCATTTTCAGAAGTACCCACAAAAGATGATATTTTTAAGCGTTGCTTCAGATGCTTGAAGAAAATCTCGATCTGCCATCGCTGTTTATAAATGTTAGCTACTAGTGATGCCTTCCATTGGATATTATTTGTCAGAAAGTGGTACTGGTTGTCTGTGCTGCTGTCCCAAAAGTGAATCAAGCGTAATGGTTTAGAGTTGTATCTATCTGCTGATGGACCAGAAAGCTCAATGATCTCATCTTTAATGATTCCCTTTTCAAGGAGTGCTTCACTCTGGTATGACTTGATAACGTTGTACTTCATGTTAGTTTTACTCCTGGTAACAAAATAACAACCTCTGCTGTCCAAATCCCCGAGCCAGTTGTAATCCACATAACCTCTATCCACCACTACAACGCTTCCTTTGGAAAAACTATAGCTACCCGCACGCTGGCTTTCATGAACTTTCCCGTCTGTAATCTGCATGAAAACAGGAAGACATCCATCATAATCCAGCACAGTGTGCAGTTTTACAGCACCTTTGGTGCTTCTAAATTTAGCCCAGTCAAATACAGATAAACATAAAGGGATGATACTGGCATCCATCAGATAAACCTTGCGCTTTAATTGCGTTAGATCTTTGCGCAAATGGGTATCCTTTTGCCATAGCTTATCTAATAGCGAAAAGTACAGATCTTTAAAGAGTTCATGGGTGCGGTGCTTGTTGATATAGGAAATATTGGACTTGCTGGGTGCTCTACCAACACCTAAATGGTTCAAATTACCAGTCGTACTACGTAAGCCATTACTGATATCACGAACTGAATCTGCAGAAGAAAAATGGCAAAACAACATGCTAGCAAGATGCGTCCAGCTGTTGATCCCTTTACAATGTTTGTCACTCTTGTGCTTAGCAACCAAAACCTTGAATAATTCGCGGTCGATAAGTGATAAAATCTGACTAAAAACGTTTAAATTTACCATGGC
It includes:
- the ureA gene encoding urease subunit gamma, encoding MHLLPRETEKLLLHFAGELAKKRMARGVKLNYPESIAYISSELMEGARDGRTVAELMQYGATLLKREDVMPGVPEMIHDVQIEATFPDGTKLVTVHNPIR
- a CDS encoding TonB-dependent receptor — protein: MKYKFKSLVFTVAISVCFSMPVHAQNSTAVYGMIFNESGRPLSGVTLSLGNSLQATTSDVDGKFVFPQAVLLPMDLDVTAIGYGSEKINLTTTNWNTQTGLKIRLTPNDRMLEEVLITGRRNNSYLTNNLELGGKFSGKLKDLPQSVAVLSHEFIEDKQAFTTGALFQDLAGVTEASSYDDVIIRGFKSGYETGVRLVNGLRSGYGYGNSYYNTPLTLNLESIEVLKGPGASLFGDVVPGGTINMTTKKPLESFKGNIGFTSGSFQTMRTTLDLGGPLDSAKRILYRFNAGYEDTKTFRDVNRQKRIMIAPSFTFKPATGTQVDVDVAYSQFDGYLDRGMGIKANDFYALPRSFTLSQPSDFYNSKTFSLSGRLSQKLADNLSLHLSYMKSVYEEDVNEHRTLNTFADAPKNTIMNMRFFDRHGKDYTDNVVGYLKWDREGDIIDHHIVAGVDFAEYRGDKENQLREARQQTVNGQVVPLIFDLNNPMYTTHDLTSYVWRENVAYPFLSPYKTTGIYIQDQLAIADKLKVILGLRHEHYVSETIDGQKRTQAAQNAWLPRAGLTYELNKQINYFASYSQGFVPVGASFIHQYQNYGADKPFEPERSFQLETGFKTGFLKNQLQVDLSLFHIERSNMLIATGAILNSGFSEYRQSGKVLSEGIELDLRGQLTKEFQIMANYTYNHTDVKASSIASELGESLPGAPKNMASAWLKYVFSQNMLKGLGFGTGVYYVDSRRMDNTIGQDSEGNALWGYWPSYTTMNAAVYYHIGALKMAVNMNNVFDKYYFLGGFDYTRAFPGAPRNIMVSLGYAF
- a CDS encoding GNAT family N-acetyltransferase — protein: MENISIYNVSELDVAEVLPYVLAFRRLLFPMLDPNKIPQDLQDFEAVFLHNHTGTFLQARNEEGALVGVIGMMEYDYRFPHLNIDVQQTVEVARLFVDPDYRRTGLGSLLFEQLMQIAKQKQIERLYLHTHPFLTGAYEFWLKQGFRLLDYCDESGFPTMHMELMVSELPVINQLQDNILSKELFLMP
- a CDS encoding ABC transporter ATP-binding protein codes for the protein MNTSIAIQQLSFSYGDEPVLRDVNVRFPKGKLSIILGRNGSGKSTLFNVIAGLEKRYEGQVLIGNVDRKKIKVGNRVQLRLGFLNQFHQTTFPFKVSDVVLTGRASFSRFSPSIEDYEAVDAILKKFSLEHLKNKPYTELSGGERQLILLCRVLVQEPDILMLDEPTNHLDLNYQMAVLRTAKELVNEGTTVLCVMHDPNLAFMFGDQFYLMRDNSLFDINGMEQEEVKNLLEETYELSLLSLENQGKWMFVPKLNENH
- a CDS encoding FecCD family ABC transporter permease, yielding MGRLKIIVLLVIVPVLLFVLSLTIGSTQNISVIELFQRMAIQLGFLQDPTLQDGSLSTILWQVRLPRVLLTFLVGAALASSGGVLQSIFRNPIVDPFTLGISSGSAFGAALAMLFPIMSVNLSAFIFGVCAVGLTYLVSYSGVRTSIVGMVLAGMVISGVFTALLTLLQYMSDPYKLQAIIQWTMGNLHTASWSKVYTAIGPIAIGLFVIVLYRWKLNLLSLGDQEALAVGVNPKIIKLVLIAVATMITAASVAAVGVISLFGLIVPHISRMIFGPNNNISVWANISIGGTFLLLIDDFSRAVMPFEIPIGVFTMIIGAPLFIYLMRRNAMNWNS
- a CDS encoding ABC transporter substrate-binding protein, whose translation is MKVNHKLFGVAALFFIGVLQACNHASNKELLQSFSAIDSRGKVISLPQEAKRVVVLFPSLLDELYMLQAGDCIVGIPQQVYQMEDTYAFLSKLDKRIAEKTIATPTYGGQSNNVESIVALQPDLVITFNTDQDNIQQLEDLGIPVYSCSSADDERILAELLGMGILVGKKERAQEIVTYVEAEVERMRVPEIDDAKSVYYAWSKGRVMSTSGKGSLIDMAIRLSGAENACPLSMEAPNISAETMYKWNPDLIILWNSKLSDVYDLKELADLPAVKNKQVYVMSPSFPFDPHTVKFLLFAKQVRHWCFPVYTEEQLNQETEEAFEIMYGKEGLL
- the hypB gene encoding hydrogenase nickel incorporation protein HypB — its product is MSTNTSNPKSAGNRVGSVQCDNTTLHLLKANDYVANAIRERLKDVCIINVCSSPGSGKTTLMQETGKRLAGDIHISVLVGDPETERDAIRMREVGINALQIVTGGVCHIEAQMILQALDHIDLTGTDLLFIENVGNLLCPSAFDLGEDYRVTLLATTEGDDKPKKYPRMFLTSELMLVSKSDLLPYVPFTVEAVTKDAREVNPNIEIMTISTTNGEGIDEWCNWLKDKVKQKKEARLQAEVK
- a CDS encoding hydrogenase maturation nickel metallochaperone HypA translates to MHELSIVKDIFDTLEGHYGSKVEDIQKIQVTAGLLSNVQPVLIQNAFDAFIADNNSYAEMELEVLVNEIIAHCESCDKDFPVLYHRFVCPCGQPSSTIVQGNELYISKVIFKQKQ
- a CDS encoding IS4 family transposase → MVNLNVFSQILSLIDRELFKVLVAKHKSDKHCKGINSWTHLASMLFCHFSSADSVRDISNGLRSTTGNLNHLGVGRAPSKSNISYINKHRTHELFKDLYFSLLDKLWQKDTHLRKDLTQLKRKVYLMDASIIPLCLSVFDWAKFRSTKGAVKLHTVLDYDGCLPVFMQITDGKVHESQRAGSYSFSKGSVVVVDRGYVDYNWLGDLDSRGCYFVTRSKTNMKYNVIKSYQSEALLEKGIIKDEIIELSGPSADRYNSKPLRLIHFWDSSTDNQYHFLTNNIQWKASLVANIYKQRWQIEIFFKHLKQRLKISSFVGTSENAVMIQIWTSLIGILLLKYLQKKAKYDWNLSNLVGFIRMNIFVKINIWQWIDDPFIRPPVKGKNGQLQIFSD